A DNA window from Phoenix dactylifera cultivar Barhee BC4 chromosome 13, palm_55x_up_171113_PBpolish2nd_filt_p, whole genome shotgun sequence contains the following coding sequences:
- the LOC103695551 gene encoding potassium transporter 2-like has translation MDLEGGIYSSPSKRDSWRAVLTLAYQSLGMVYGDLSTSPLYEYKSTFAGDIQHSETNEEIYGMLSFVFWTLNLFPLLKYVFIVLQADDNGEGGTFALYSLLCRHVRVGFLHSSQLADEERTGPGLEPEPDLNYSGWVWNYVDPIKSE, from the exons ATGGATCTCGAGGGTGGCATCTACTCCAGTCCCTCCAAG AGGGATTCTTGGAGGGCGGTGTTAACTTTGGCGTACCAGAGCCTGGGGATGGTGTACGGGGACCTGAGCACGTCGCCGCTGTACGAGTACAAGAGCACCTTCGCGGGGGACATCCAGCACTCGGAGACTAACGAGGAGATCTACGGCATGCTCTCCTTCGTCTTCTGGACCCTCAACCTCTTCCCGCTCCTCAAGTACGTCTTCATCGTGCTCCAAGCCGATGACAACGGCGAGGGCGGCACCTTCGCACTCTACTCCCTCCTCTGCCGCCACGTTCGCGTCGGCTTCCTCCACAGCAGCCAACTCGCCGATGAGGAGCGGACCGGACCCGGactcgaacccgaacccgacttgAATTATTCAGGTTGGGTCTGGAACTAcgtagacccaatcaaatctgAATAA
- the LOC103697244 gene encoding uncharacterized GPI-anchored protein At3g06035-like isoform X3, giving the protein MSLRLSIFSFFLLMFLLHFARSDDTSSELLKGINSYRASLNLSALTENQHAECLSEQLAKQFKGQDCSNTTGSNTVPGTEQQFPNYPDFLNHCHLNATVTQDAAVMPACVPGLARDLVLTNFTKSQYSQNLNDSHFVGAGIADEGDWVVVVLSTNTPTGSFAPATGVASVVEVALHHQLVLFLLGFFIFMMN; this is encoded by the exons ATGAGTCTCCGTCTCTCcattttctccttcttcctcctcatgTTCCTTCTTCATTTTGCCAGATCTGATG ATACAAGCAGTGAACTTCTTAAAGGTATCAACAGCTACAGAGCTTCCCTCAACCTTTCAGCATTAACGGAGAATCAACATGCGGAGTGCTTGTCAGAACAACTGGCCAAACAGTTTAAGGGTCAAGATTGCAGCAACACCACAGGCTCCAATACTGTTCCTGGTACCGAGCAACAGTTCCCCAACTATCCAGACTTTCTGAACCACTGCCATCTCAATGCAACGGTCACTCAAGATGCTGCTGTAATGCCAGCTTGTGTACCCGGTTTAGCTCGAGATCTTGTCCTGACCAACTTCACAAAATCCCAATACTCTCAAAATCTGAATGATAGTCATTTTGTTGGAGCTGGGATCGCTGATGAAGGTGACTGGGTGGTGGTTGTTTTGAGCACGAACACGCCCACTGGTAGTTTTGCACCAGCAACAGGAGTTGCTTCAGTTGTTGAGGTCGCTCTTCACCACCAATTGGTGCTGTTCCTGCTGGGATTTTTCATTTTCATGATGAATTGA
- the LOC103697244 gene encoding uncharacterized GPI-anchored protein At3g06035-like isoform X2 translates to MSLRLSIFSFFLLVFLLHFARSDDTSSELLKGINSYRASLNLSALTENQHAECLSEQLAKQFKGQDCSNTTGSNTVPGTEQQFPNYPDFLNHCHLNATVTQDAAVMPACVPGLARDLVLTNFTKSQYSQNLNDSHFVGAGIADEGDWVVVVLSTNTPTGSFAPATGVASVVEVALHHQLVLFLLGFFIFMMN, encoded by the exons ATGAGTCTCCGTCTCTCcattttctccttcttcctcctcgtgTTCCTTCTTCATTTTGCCAGATCTGATG ATACAAGCAGTGAACTTCTTAAAGGTATCAACAGCTACAGAGCTTCCCTCAACCTTTCAGCATTAACGGAGAATCAACATGCGGAGTGCTTGTCAGAACAACTGGCCAAACAGTTTAAGGGTCAAGATTGCAGCAACACCACAGGCTCCAATACTGTTCCTGGTACCGAGCAACAGTTCCCCAACTATCCAGACTTTCTGAACCACTGCCATCTCAATGCAACGGTCACTCAAGATGCTGCTGTAATGCCAGCTTGTGTACCCGGTTTAGCTCGAGATCTTGTCCTGACCAACTTCACAAAATCCCAATACTCTCAAAATCTGAATGATAGTCATTTTGTTGGAGCTGGGATCGCTGATGAAGGTGACTGGGTGGTGGTTGTTTTGAGCACGAACACGCCCACTGGTAGTTTTGCACCAGCAACAGGAGTTGCTTCAGTTGTTGAGGTCGCTCTTCACCACCAATTGGTGCTGTTCCTGCTGGGATTTTTCATTTTCATGATGAATTGA
- the LOC103697244 gene encoding uncharacterized GPI-anchored protein At3g06035-like isoform X4 codes for MGLRLSVFSFFLLAFLLHFARSDDTSSELLKGINSYRASLNLSALTENQHAECLSEQLAKQFKGQDCSNTTGSNTVPGTEQQFPNYPDFLNHCHLNATVTQDAAVMPACVPGLARDLVLTNFTKSQYSQNLNDSHFVGAGIADEGDWVVVVLSTNTPTGSFAPATGVASVVEASQTSK; via the exons ATGGGTCTTCGCCTCTccgtcttctccttcttcctcctcgccTTCCTTCTTCATTTTGCCAGATCTGATG ATACAAGCAGTGAACTTCTTAAAGGTATCAACAGCTACAGAGCTTCCCTCAACCTTTCAGCATTAACGGAGAATCAACATGCGGAGTGCTTGTCAGAACAACTGGCCAAACAGTTTAAGGGTCAAGATTGCAGCAACACCACAGGCTCCAATACTGTTCCTGGTACCGAGCAACAGTTCCCCAACTATCCAGACTTTCTGAACCACTGCCATCTCAATGCAACGGTCACTCAAGATGCTGCTGTAATGCCAGCTTGTGTACCCGGTTTAGCTCGAGATCTTGTCCTGACCAACTTCACAAAATCCCAATACTCTCAAAATCTGAATGATAGTCATTTTGTTGGAGCTGGGATCGCTGATGAAGGTGACTGGGTGGTGGTTGTTTTGAGCACGAACACGCCCACTGGTAGTTTTGCACCAGCAACAGGAGTTGCTTCAGTTGTTGAG GCCTCCCAGACTAGCAAATGA
- the LOC120112837 gene encoding disease resistance protein RGA2-like, with amino-acid sequence MADVLFSALLPVVMEKATDHVLQQFGMMWGIHEKLEKLERMLSAILDRLGDAEERQVKEAGVKSWLAALKNAAYEADDILDYFNVEAKRRKAEIQIDMTKKVRSFFSLGNPVSFRLKMGRELHAIVEKIEKLVDEGNKFGFTVKTQPQKDRPQTHSYVDESEVIGREEDKAKIVELLLDHDNNRNVAVLPIVGMGGLGKTTLAQLIYKDETVEKHFEPRMWVFVSDEFDVKKLAKDIIASAAPDDKCDQSDMDSLQRRLREVVSGKRYLLVLDDIWNEDQAKWTELKTLLETGGEGSRIVVTTRSERASSIMGTLGPYRPECLTEDDSWALFKKKAFEGRAEEPKNLVNIGKEIVKKCGGLPLAVKTLGGLMQSKSQEREWLSVRDSEIWDLQGAEDRILAALRLSYSHLPSHLKQCFAFCAIFPKDYVMQKDLLIQLWMANGFIPSDGRKALEDKGQEIFNELAWRSFFQDIKEAEEDGALSSRHELYYVTTCKMHDLMHDLAQSIMGNECLSIQDPARQEDISTKARHLFTFRKVQLNNYPNILTLRCWGFSASMPADSLKPKSLRALDLHYSPITRLPIPIEYLKHLRYLDLSYSFIEALPDATSTLFNLQTLKLSRCKNLHKLPKDMRNMSSLRHLYIDRCPSLKQLPAGIRHLSSMRTLTKYIVGNDSGRRIGELNSLNLGGLLELYNLRNVRDAADAKEANLSSKPNLCSLILCWDMTQWNPDQFYGEDVWPTENAEEVLEALRPHDGLKLLTIWRYEGGSFPTWMMDTVLLQNVVEIHLGACPRCQHLPPLWQLPSLKFLCLFKMHNVKHIYGSTIYGNASNGTVRAFPSLKRLVLHTMQSLEKWSEFEGTAEVPLVFPHLAELEISNCPNLMTMPELPSLQSLKMKGTTNKQLGLICSLTTLSSLTSLLSLRMDSCDDLVYWPEAEFRGLNSLKNLSLYHCKKLVGPSPLPLSSSSSGDGELLPNLEELDIGDCDGLLELPKLPASLKSLHVDSCPKLNSLTEGLPLLPNLEELDIEDCDGLLELPKLPASLKSLDVDSCPKLNSLSECLRHATALEHIYIWSCPSLTSLPVDLGHLTALKVMSITNLPGLKSLPQGLGQLAALKSLRIGSCSKLSSLPEGMHGLTALQNLSIWQCPQLSSLPEGLQRRLPGLLDLNIEGCPNLERKCKRGGPYWYLISRIPSIEILSERSNFSTSLPSFSCFRRPSTV; translated from the exons ATGGCTGACGTGCTTTTCTCAGCCTTGCTACCGGTGGTGATGGAGAAGGCAACCGACCATGTTCTCCAACAGTTTGGAATGATGTGGGGCATCCATGAGAAGCTAGAAAAGCTGGAAAGAATGCTGTCGGCAATCCTGGACAGACTTGGAGATGCAGAGGAGCGGCAAGTCAAGGAAGCGGGTGTGAAGAGCTGGTTGGCAGCACTGAAGAATGCAGCCTACGAAGCAGACGACATACTGGATTACTTCAATGTGGAAGCAAAGCGGCGGAAGGCAGAGATTCAGATCGACATGACAAAAAAGGTGCGCAGCTTCTTTTCTCTTGGCAATCCAGTTTCGTTTCGCCTTAAGATGGGGCGAGAGTTGCATGCTATTGttgaaaaaatagagaaactAGTAGATGAGGGAAATAAATTTGGTTTCACGGTCAAAACCCAACCACAAAAGGACAGGCCACAAACCCACTCCTATGTGGATGAGTCAGAGGTCATCGGCAGGGAGGAAGATAAAGCAAAAATAGTGGAGTTGTTACTTGATCATGATAACAACCGGAATGTTGCAGTCCTTCCCATAGTTGGGATGGGGGGTTTGGGTAAGACCACACTGGCCCAATTGATTTACAAAGATGAGACGGTGGAGAAACATTTCGAGCCACGAATGTGGGTCTTTGTGTCGGATGAGTTCGATGTTAAAAAACTTGCTAAAGATATAATAGCTTCAGCAGCCCCAGATGATAAGTGCGACCAATCGGACATGGACTCGTTACAACGCCGCCTTCGAGAAGTTGTAAGTGGGAAGAGGTACTTACTTGTATTAGATGACATTTGGAACGAGGATCAGGCAAAGTGGACTGAGCTAAAAACTCTACTAGAAACGGGTGGAGAAGGGAGTAGGATTGTTGTGACTACACGAAGTGAGCGGGCATCGTCGATAATGGGTACCCTCGGCCCTTATCGCCCAGAGTGTTTGACTGAGGATGATTCTTGGGCATTgtttaag aagAAAGCATTTGAAGGGAGAGCAGAAGAGCCTAAAAATCTCGTAAACATCGGCAAGGAAATTGTCAAGAAATGTGGTGGGTTGCCTCTGGCAGTGAAGACACTGGGGGGCTTAATGCAGTCCAAGAGCCAGGAAAGGGAATGGTTGTCCGTGAGGGATAGCGAGATTTGGGATCTGCAGGGCGCTGAAGATAGGATCTTAGCAGCACTAAGGTTGAGCTACAGTCATTTGCCTTCCCATTTAAAACAGTGCTTTGCTTTTTGTGCCATATTTCCCAAGGATTATGTGATGCAAAAGGATCTGTTGATTCAACTATGGATGGCCAACGGATTCATTCCATCCGATGGAAGAAAGGCGTTGGAGGACAAAGGGCAAGAGATTTTTAATGAGTTGGCTTGGAGATCTTTCTTTCAGGATATCAAGGAAGCTGAGGAGGACGGTGCTCTTTCATCCAGGCATGAACTTTATTATGTAACAACATGCAAGATGCATGACCTCATGCACGATCTGGCACAATCCATTATGGGGAACGAATGCCTTAGCATACAGGATCCTGCCAGGCAGGAAGATATATCTACGAAAGCCCGTCACTTGTTTACATTTAGGAAAGTTCAATTGAATAATTATCCAAATATTCTCACTCTCCGGTGCTGGGGATTCTCCGCTAGTATGCCTGCGGATTCATTAAAGCCAAAGTCCTTGAGAGCATTGGATCTACATTATAGTCCTATCACACGACTGCCTATTCCAATTGAATATTTGAAACATCTGAGATACCTCGACCTCTCTTATAGTTTTATTGAAGCATTACCGGATGCCACCAGCACACTTTTCAATCTACAAACTTTGAAACTCTCTAGATGCAAGAATCTACATAAGCTGCCTAAAGACATGAGAAATATGAGTAGCCTGAGGCATCTCTACATTGACAGATGTCCTAGTCTGAAGCAGCTGCCAGCAGGTATCAGGCACTTAAGCAGCATGCGAACATTAACCAAATATATTGTAGGCAATGATTCTGGAAGGCGTATAGGTGAATTGAATAGCTTAAATCTCGGTGGCCTTCTAGAGCTGTATAACCTGAGGAATGTAAGGGATGCAGCAGATGCTAAAGAAGCTAATCTTAGCTCGAAGCCTAACCTTTGCTCATTAATATTATGCTGGGATATGACTCAGTGGAATCCCGATCAATTCTATGGAGAAGATGTTTGGCCAACAGAAAATGCTGAAGAGGTGTTGGAAGCCCTTAGACCTCATGATGGCTTGAAGCTGCTAACAATATGGCGCTACGAGGGTGGCAGCTTTCCAACATGGATGATGGACACTGTATTGCTGCAAAATGTTGTTGAAATCCATCTGGGAGCTTGTCCAAGATGCCAACATCTTCCGCCTTTGTGGCAGCTACCTTCTCTTAAATTTCTCTGCTTGTTTAAGATGCATAACGTCAAGCACATTTACGGCAGCACCATCTATGGCAATGCAAGTAATGGCACAGTGCGAGCATTCCCCTCACTAAAAAGACTGGTGTTGCATACGATGCAGAGCTTAGAGAAGTGGTCAGAGTTTGAAGGAACTGCAGAggtcccgttggttttccctcatCTTGCTGAGCTTGAGATCAGTAATTGCCCAAATTTGATGACCATGCCAGAGCTACCATCTCTCCAAAGTTTAAAAATGAAGGGAACTACTAATAAGCAGTTGGGCTTGATCTGTAGTCTGACGACACTCTCTTCCCTTACTTCTCTCCTATCTTTGAGGATGGATTCTTGTGATGATCTGGTCTACTGGCCGGAGGCAGAATTCCGTGGCTTGAACTCACTGAAGAACTTAAGTCTCTATCATTGCAAGAAGTTGGTTGGCCCGTCACCTTTGCCATTATCCTCGTCATCATCAGGGGATGGGGAGCTCCTACCGAACTTGGAAGAGCTGGATATTGGAGATTGTGATGGTCTGTTGGAATTGCCCAAGTTGCCTGCTTCCCTCAAATCATTGCATGTTGACAGCTGCCCCAAATTGAATTCCTTGACAGAAGGCCTACCACTCCTACCAAACCTGGAAGAGCTGGATATTGAAGATTGTGATGGTCTGCTGGAATTGCCCAAGTTGCCTGCTTCCCTCAAATCACTGGATGTAGACTCCTGCCCTAAATTGAATTCCTTGTCGGAATGCCTGCGACATGCCACTGCTCTTGAGCATATCTATATTTGGAGTTGCCCAAGCCTGACTTCTCTGCCAGTAGATCTGGGGCACCTAACAGCACTCAAGGTGATGTCTATCACCAACCTTCCTGGCTTGAAATCTTTGCCACAAGGGCTAGGACAACTCGCTGCACTCAAGTCTCTGCGCATCGGCAGTTGCAGCAAATTGTCATCTCTGCCAGAAGGTATGCATGGCCTTACTGCCCTTCAGAATCTGTCTATTTGGCAATGCCCTCAGCTTTCATCACTCCCAGAAGGTCTGCAACGACGACTCCCCGGCCTTCTGGATCTGAATATTGAAGGGTGCCCCAACCTCGAGAGAAAGTGTAAGAGAGGAGGACCGTATTGGTACCTCATCTCACGCATCCCCAGTATCGAAATATTATCTGAGAGGAGCAACTTCAGCACATcccttccttccttttcttgctTTAGAAGACCATCTACAGTCTAA
- the LOC103697244 gene encoding uncharacterized GPI-anchored protein At3g06035-like isoform X1: protein MGLRLSVFSFFLLAFLLHFARSDDTSSELLKGINSYRASLNLSALTENQHAECLSEQLAKQFKGQDCSNTTGSNTVPGTEQQFPNYPDFLNHCHLNATVTQDAAVMPACVPGLARDLVLTNFTKSQYSQNLNDSHFVGAGIADEGDWVVVVLSTNTPTGSFAPATGVASVVEVALHHQLVLFLLGFFIFMMN from the exons ATGGGTCTTCGCCTCTccgtcttctccttcttcctcctcgccTTCCTTCTTCATTTTGCCAGATCTGATG ATACAAGCAGTGAACTTCTTAAAGGTATCAACAGCTACAGAGCTTCCCTCAACCTTTCAGCATTAACGGAGAATCAACATGCGGAGTGCTTGTCAGAACAACTGGCCAAACAGTTTAAGGGTCAAGATTGCAGCAACACCACAGGCTCCAATACTGTTCCTGGTACCGAGCAACAGTTCCCCAACTATCCAGACTTTCTGAACCACTGCCATCTCAATGCAACGGTCACTCAAGATGCTGCTGTAATGCCAGCTTGTGTACCCGGTTTAGCTCGAGATCTTGTCCTGACCAACTTCACAAAATCCCAATACTCTCAAAATCTGAATGATAGTCATTTTGTTGGAGCTGGGATCGCTGATGAAGGTGACTGGGTGGTGGTTGTTTTGAGCACGAACACGCCCACTGGTAGTTTTGCACCAGCAACAGGAGTTGCTTCAGTTGTTGAGGTCGCTCTTCACCACCAATTGGTGCTGTTCCTGCTGGGATTTTTCATTTTCATGATGAATTGA